One Vespa crabro chromosome 9, iyVesCrab1.2, whole genome shotgun sequence genomic region harbors:
- the LOC124426658 gene encoding kalirin isoform X2 has translation MDGTRAADVLPLLQERLAILPGGRDRRGGPVIVFPTTPRRERAKPEDYRRLLQYLLAIPDDETRDLGFTVIVDMRGATWDSVKTILKVLHEYFHQSVYVAFIIKPENFWQKQRTSLAKQKKYNFEINTISLESLTKVIDPSQLTSDLDGSLEYDHAQWIQTRLAVEDFTWQAADLLDRLDDLQEDLSRNDFADDVGGAKHGIDLHNEMKKKILKIPVEEIEVVAQRLLQKFDSMSTPGGEGGSIESGAAGGTDSDGQALATLVIQHLDSVHAAQQHLLQLWHIKKMKLDQCFQLRLFEQDCEKMFDWICHNREGFLANYVEIGRSYQLAKNLQEEHKHFTMSSMNVYVNINKTLTMAARLLETQHYAAGHVRAVASRLDRAWKEFAAGLDERTAVLGLSVVFHHKAEQYVDSVVGWSQACDASNLPNEIPVLESHIRQHQTLYEAMCQAYTEVYNAYQALLSGLGSMLQVCHSRSTVHRLDTFYTNYSQDGHNAESHGGMSGNPAADYSEGASHVLAVIHQILGHHRTLEARWHARKVKLHQRLALRLFQEDVKQVLDWLTNHGEVFIRKNTGVGRNLQKARVYQKSHEHFENVAQNTYTNATKLLTAAEELAHTGECAADEIYAVAQELESHVSRFAARVEQRRRRLDLAVVFYTHEKELSGWVDELRQELQQEEVAENLETAERLLDQCAQHRASCLEACASTIAQGEALLQELRESTDAPDTTGSISAVESALDRLAGLRQELEELWATRKLRLELCLRLRVFERDALEASGQLEMWAQDLQGSPREGSPEQLLRVHNDGVAHMQNTTFQVLQQGQELAQVLEQAGVCIMADGQHSATARVQVLLEFLNEREMDAEDLAEMRRVRLEQAAQLVQLQTDATHVANWIRNGEAMLLASLRVPENLQDAEQLRLEHEQFQVAIEKTHTSAVQVKHRADALVSANHYDPKSIREVAEDVTKRWQQLVTCAEERHKLVTASINFYKTAEQVRSVLDSLEREYKRDEDWCSGGEKGGQVPTLVAKHQEQKEAFLKACTLVRRTAETFLKYTNRSLQFYNYQANSVGSENKVKNILEELLSKENKVLEYWTQRKKRLDQCHQYVLFERSAKQAIEWIRETGELYLATHTNVGKNRIENEQLLQEHNEFKGAAKETRERVKLLIQLADNLVEKGHAHAAVIKQSVAEVDQRYKDFSMRMNCYKTQIEDDLGIQSDDGHKDLAIDRNSDPLLEEKIKGKDLKELNEEKRRSARRKEFIMAELLQTERTYVKDLETCIRCFLEETRNGKGNVPTGLQGRESIIFSNMEEIHQFHSNIFLRELEKYETMPEDVGHCFVTWAPKFDMYVTYCKNKPESNQLLVTHGGTWFEELQRKQKVEHPIAAYLIKPVQRITKYQLLLKDLQACCQEGQGEIKDGLEVMLNVPKKANDALHLSLLEGCDVRIDTLGDVVLQDSFTVWDPKQLIRKGRDRHIFLFELYLLFSKEVKDSAGKVKYIYKSRLMTSELGVTEHIEGDECKFAVWTGRAPTGDTRVVLRANSMEAKQLWVKRLREVIQETYFSLSMPKSPAKKSSSQRSSRDLEECASLNDSVENLDRNSLASFGSTNTTDSDKTGVAEMTWVVADHLATPGSRELTVTKGQQVEVLENGSGNGNASGIVGTGEWTLVRLPLAPGQTDPPAEGLVPTSALKQPPSNSCKTSPSRKPPSQQQTLLQQQQLNQSVIGQQQLATMVVGTTASSPASTLTPSSEELEIVGSDGSSASTSSPGNKRRGFSGRKWLPPPLRKLSQGKVDKVVSTSSSAASTAAAATVNSGIPLASTSLTTVTTATTTTTTTTAISSITATTTGTTTTTTSTTTAVVKNTTTVATVTPSGKNIGSLKKSSSDKRFKLPSGATVEQKRAVTVSAGNVRIVSEFEPLTGAEEIEREEEEEEEEEEEHVETSETISATYDDGEGNVFHEQNGTEDGEDDLELPPPMKPITEPILVASGNGPPGSTIPDELPGKRTSECSSKILDGATTADLAEIEQIVKERMEQHTENQERHSLMRTERTTAGGGRGSSDGENNYARATSPSLVSEESDPETAALTKRQFVIRELVDTERDYVNDLKQIVEGYMMLMRDPESDIPLPEDLRAGKDKMVFGNIEAIYEWHRDFFLKALENCIKCPEELGPLFKRYERKLHMYVVYCQNKPVSEYIVSEYIYTYFEELRQKLGHRLQLCDLLIKPVQRITKYQLLLREALRLTERTQRLSEIEGLRAAVYVMRVIPKAANDMMDVGRLQGFDGKITAQGKLLLHGPLLVSEISTVPTRGKEWHVFLFEQNIIFSEAVGKKTQFTNPAYIYKAHIQVNKMSLEDSYDDPDKFVIRSTDPRKPGLGFYCSVIEENGPRRQEWVDTITDILQTQRDFLKAIQSPIAYQKELTKDPLRVPSTEPVVRETISVAPTFSTASSGMMNKEKSIPQQKITRPIQRTQYGGLDCELPRTPSPTKSRLNFLDGFRNTLRARSPVRTNSIPVVPGARVRLAADWGKLRAGDELVVSRLDGPGLVVSHHNEKEELWIPASLVPNLSISRAWSFRPSKIDSNKDIVQPQERSLEKKGAPTLLASTSLIKATAGEDVRLSVEIINVEAATVTWKKEDEKDNRIIREGDRYRLEQTAAFLYLEIVRCRHSDSGIYRCYVEHDTGSCWTEISLFITGVSGSTWARVVGSTKIEIDWEYSSVDSYSIEGRTAPSQTWVLMATDVKHPPMTLELPPGASYSFRVVGKNGNITSSSAEVTLTGFEDNLNWETEQFIGRYLELDELGKGRFATVRRARDKGTGQEVALKQTPRHKQPRSLTRAEYDLLASSHHGNIIRAFALFENAPRPGIDTIVLELVRGPTLFVYLSKKSDYTEGMAIKYASQLLSALQWLHRRNTAHLDLKPENVLVDQDSGIVKLIDLGEAVRGPVDEVVPPADLEFAAPELVLGKPTGTCTDMWAAGVFIYVLLSGVSPFLDDSVEETTANILKCDFCFPNEYFEAISNDAKDLLGRLLCLHGEERATAEATLTSPWFKALASSAISSIRLAEFTERRAHCSKSRQDHNERFYS, from the exons ATGGATGGCACAAGGGCAGCAGATGTCCTACCCTTACTTCAAGAACGTTTGGCTATACTACCAGGTGGACGAGATCGTAGAGGTGGTCCAGTTATTGTTTTTCCAACTACTCCTAGAAGAGAACGTGCAAAACCAGAAGACTATCGTCGTTTGTTGCAATATCTTTTAGCCATTCCTGATGATGAAACCAGAGATTTAGGATTTACTGTGATAGTGGATATGCGTGGTGCTACTTGGGATTCTgtgaaaacaattttaaag gTATTACATGAATACTTTCATCAATCGGTCTATGTTGCATTCATCATAAAGCCAGAGAATTTTTGGCAAAAACAAAGGACATCATTGGCTAAACAGAAAAAGTATAACTTTGAg atCAATACAATTAGTTTAGAATCTCTCACAAAAGTTATAGATCCATCTCAACTGACATCTGATTTGGATGGTTCATTAGAGTATGATCATGCTCAATGGATCCAAACAAGATTAGCTGTAGAAGACTTCACTTGGCAAGCTGCTGATCTTTTAGACAGGTTGGACGATTTACAAGAAGACCTTAGTCGTAATGATTTTGCTGATGACGTTGGAGGTGCTAAACATGGCATTGACCTccataatgaaatgaaaaagaaaattttgaaaattcctGTAGAAGAAATTGAAGTTGTTGCTCAGCGTTTACTCCAAAAATTCGACA GCATGTCAACGCCAGGTGGCGAGGGAGGAAGTATTGAAAGTGGTGCTGCAGGTGGAACAGATTCAGATGGTCAGGCATTAGCGACATTAGTTATACAGCATTTAGACTCTGTTCATGCAGCCCAACAACATCTCTTGCAATTGTGgcacataaaaaaaatgaaattagatCAATGCTTTCAATTGCGCTTGTTTGAGCAGGATTGTGAAAAAATGTTTGATTGGATTTGTCATAATAGAGAAGGATTTCTTGCTAATTATGTGGAAATTGGACGTTCTTATCAACTTGCAAAAAATTTGCAAGAAGAACATAAACATTTTACTATGAGTTCAATGAATGTTTatgtgaatattaataaaacccTTACAATGGCTGCTAGATTATTAGAGACACAACATTATGCAGCGGGTCATGTACGAGCCGTTGCGAGTCGATTGGATAGAGCTTGGAAGGAATTTGCGGCTGGTCTAGATGAGCGTACTGCTGTTCTTGGCCTAAGTGTAGTGTTTCATCACAAAGCAGAGCAATATGTCGATAGTGTTGTTGGTTGGAGTCAAGCTTGTGATGCTAGCAATCTGCCTAATGAAATTCCTGTTCTCGAATCTCACATAAGACAACATCAAACTCTTTATGAAGCAATGTGTCAAGCATATACAgag GTTTACAATGCATATCAGGCTCTTTTGAGTGGACTAGGCTCCATGCTGCAAGTATGTCATAGCAGAAGTACAGTCCATCGTTTGGATACATTTTACACTAATTAT AGTCAAGATGGACATAATGCAGAAAGTCATGGTGGTATGAGTGGAAATCCAGCTGCAGATTACAGTGAGGGTGCATCCCATGTGTTAGCGGTTATTCATCAAATTTTAGGTCATCATAGAACATTGGAAGCTCGCTGGCATGCACGCAAAGTTAAATTACATCAACGTCTTGCTTTGAg attatTTCAAGAAGATGTAAAACAAGTTCTTGATTGGCTAACCAATCACGGAGAAGTTTTTATCCGTAAAAATACAGGTGTAGGACGAAATCTTCAAAAAGCAAGAGTATATCAAAAGAGTCACGAACATTTTGAGAATGTTGCACAG AATACTTATACAAACGCAACGAAATTACTTACTGCAGCAGAGGAATTAGCACATACAGGAGAATGTGCTGCCGATGAAATATACGcagtggcacaagaattagaaTCTCATGTTAGTAGATTTGCCGCGAGAGTCGAACAACGACGTCGAAGATTAGATCTGGCTGTAGTGTTTTATACTCATGAAAAAgag CTAAGCGGTTGGGTAGATGAGTTACGACAAGAGTTGCAGCAAGAGGAAGTTGCAGAGAATTTAGAAACAGCGGAAAGATTACTCGATCAGTGTGCACAACATAGAGCGTCTTGTCTTGAAGCTTGCGCTTCAACTATTGCGCAAGGTGAAGCATTGCTTCAAGAACTTCGAGAATCAACAGATGCACCCGATACTACAGGCTCT ataTCTGCTGTAGAGAGTGCTCTTGATAGATTGGCTGGCTTACGGCAAGAATTGGAAGAATTATGGGCAACAAGAAAGTTAAGGTTAGAGTTGTGTTTACGATTGCGCGTTTTCGAAAGAGATGCGTTAGAAGCCAGTGGTCAACTTGAAATGTGGGCACAAGACTTACAAGGATCACCTCGCGAAGGTTCACCTGAACAGCTATTACGTGTACACAATGACGGTGTTGCTCACATGCAAAATACTACATTTCAAGTGTTACAACAAGGTCAAGAACTTGCACAG GTCTTAGAACAAGCCGGAGTTTGTATCATGGCAGACGGTCAGCATAGCGCTACAGCAAGAGTTCAAGTACttcttgaatttttaaatgaaagagagatggacGCAGAAGATCTTGCAGAAATGCGAAGAGTTCGACTTGAACAAGCCGCGCAATTGGTACAATTGCAAACGGATGCTACGCATGTAGCCAATTGGATTAGGAATGGAGAAGCTATGCTTTTAGCTTCTTTAAGGGTTCCCGAAAATTTACAAGATGCCGAACAACTGCGATTAGAACACGAACAGTTTCAAGTCGCTATAGAGAAAACGCATACTTCTGCTGTACAG GTAAAACATAGAGCTGATGCATTAGTAAGCGCAAATCATTATGATCCGAAAAGTATTCGAGAAGTAGCTGAAGATGTCACTAAAAGATGGCAACAGTTGGTAACTTGTGCAGAAGAGAGGCATAAATTAGTAACCGCgagtataaatttttataaaacagcAGAACAAGTTCGATCGGTTCTCGATAGTTTAGAGCGTGAATATAAAAGGGACGAAGATTGGTGTTCTGGTGGGGAAAAAGGCGGCCAAGTACCTACTCTTGTGGCTAAACATCAGGAACAAAAGGAAGCATTTTTAAAAGCATGTACTTTGGTGCGAAGAACTGCCGAGACATTCCTAAAGTACACTAATCGCAGTCTACAGTTTTACAATTATCAAGCAAATAGTGTTGGGTCAGAGAACAAAGTAAAAA ATATCTTAGAAGAATTGttaagtaaagaaaataaagtactCGAATATTGGACTCAACGAAAGAAACGTTTAGATCAATGTCATCAATATGTTCTTTTTGAGCGTAGTGCAAAACAAGCAATTGAATGGATAAGGGAGACTGGTGAATTGTATCTTGCAACGCACACAAATGTgggaaaaaatcgtatagagaACGAGCAATTGTTACAAGAACATAATGAATTTAAAGGTGCAGcaaag gaaacgagagaaagagtaaaattgCTGATTCAGCTAGCGGATAATTTAGTTGAAAAAGGACATGCTCATGCTGCTGTTATTAAACAATCAGTGGCAGAGGTGGATCAACGTTATAAAGATTTTAGCATGCGAATGAATTGCTATAAGACACAAATTGAAGATGATTTGGGTATACAATCCGACGATGGCCATAAAGATTTAGCCATAGACCGTAATTCTGATCCTTTATTGGAGGAGAAAATTAAGggaaaagatttaaaagaattGAACGAAGAAAAGCGAAGATCGGCTAGGCGAAAAGA gtTCATTATGGCTGAATTGTTGCAAACCGAACGTACATATGTTAAAGATTTGGAAACTTGTATTCGTTGTTTCTTAGAGGAAACGCGTAATGGAAAGGGAAACGTACCAACAGGATTGCAAGGTCGAGAATCTATAATCTTTTCCAATATGGAAGAGATACATCAATTTCATAGCAATATATTCCTTCGTGAGTTGGAAAAATATGAAACCATGCCCGAAGACGTTGGACACTGTTTCGTGACTTGG GCTCCGAAATTTGATATGTACGTGacttattgtaaaaataagcCAGAAAGTAATCAATTATTAGTTACGCATGGGGGTACATGGTTTGAAGAATTacagagaaaacaaaaagttgaACACCCAATCGCTGCGTACCTCATAAAACCAGTGCAAAGGATCACAAAATATCAGCTTTTGCTTAAGGATCTTCAA GCTTGCTGTCAAGAAGGACAAGGTGAAATTAAAGATGGATTGGAAGTGATGTTGAATGTGCCTAAAAAAGCAAACGATGCCTTACATTTAAGCCTATTAGAGGGTTGTGATGTCAGGATAGATACTCTTGGAGATGTAGTATTACAAGATTCATTTACGGTATGGGATCCAAAGCAGCTGATAAGAAAAGGCAGAGATcgtcatatatttctttttgaattatatttattatttagtaaAGAAGTCAAAGATTCAGCTGGAAAG GTAAAATACATTTACAAAAGTCGCTTAATGACTTCTGAATTGGGTGTCACCGAGCATATCGAAGGAGACGAATGTAAGTTTGCCGTATGGACTGGAAGAGCACCGACTGGCGATACTCGTGTGGTTTTAAGAGCGAATTCCATGGAGGCGAAGCAGTTATGGGTCAAAAGATTACGCGAAGTAATACAAGAAACGTACTTCAGCTTGAGCATGCCGAAAAGTCCTGCCAAGAAGAGTTCGAGCCAACGATCGAGTAGAGATCTGGAGGAATGTGCATCTTTGAATGACAGTGTGGAAAATTTGGACAGGAACTCATTGGCTTCATTTGGTTCAACGAATACAACGGATTCAGACAAG ACTGGTGTTGCCGAAATGACTTGGGTCGTTGCGGATCATCTAGCAACACCAGGATCTAGAGAACTGACGGTGACGAAGGGCCAGCAAGTGGAAGTCTTAGAAAATGGTAGCGGTAATGGAAATGCCAGTGGAATCGTTGGTACCGGTGAATGGACATTGGTACGTTTACCACTCGCACCGGGACAAACAGATCCACCAGCAGAAGGTCTTGTACCTACGAGCGCTTTGAAACAACCACCAAGTAATTCATGTAAAACCTCACCATCGAGAAAGCCACCCAGTCAACAGCAAACGTTGCTTCAACAACAGCAACTAAATCAATCGGTTATCGGACAACAACAACTTGCGACTATGGTTGTTGGTACAACGGCATCATCCCCAGCTTCGACTTTAACACCGTCGAGCGAAGAATTgg AAATTGTTGGAAGCGATGGGAGCTCGGCTAGTACCAGTTCACCTGGAAATAAAAGACGCGGTTTTAGTGG GAGAAAGTGGTTACCACCTCCGCTGCGTAAGCTCAGCCAAGGCAAGGTCGATAAGGTCGTTTCAACGTCGTCGTCAGCCGCGTCAACGGCTGCTGCCGCCACCGTTAACAGTGGCATTCCGCTAGCATCGACGTCTTTAACAACGGTGACGacagcgacgacgacgacgacaacgacgactgCTATTTCTTCTATTACTGCTACTACAACGggaacgacgacaacgacaacgtcGACGACAACGGCAGTAGTGAAAAATACGACAACGGTTGCAACGGTAACACCAAGCGGCAAAAACATTGGATCATTGAAAAAGAGTAGCTCGGACAAACGTTTCAAGCTACCATCAGGAGCAACTGTTGAACAAAAACGTGCCGTTACTGTTTCTGCTGGAAACGTGAGGATTGTCTCGGAGTTTGAACCTTTGACGGGAGCCGAGGAGattgaaagagaggaagaggaggaagaggaagaagaggaagaacacGTTGAAACTTCTGAAACGATATCTGCGACCTACGACGACGGTGAAGGTAACGTCTTTCACGAACAAAATGGCACCGAGGATGGTGAAGATGACTTGGAATTACCGCCACCGATGAAACCGATTACCGAGCCTATTTTAGTCGCTTCCGGTAATGGACCCCCTGGTTCAACGATACCCGACGAATTACCTGGAAAAAGA ACATCCGAGTGTTCCAGTAAAATACTCGACGGAGCCACAACAGCGGATTTAGCAGAAATCGAGCAGATCGTAAAGGAAAGAATG GAACAACATACCGAGAATCAAGAGAGGCATAGTCTAATGCGAACGGAAAGAACAACAGCAGGAGGTGGTAGAGGTTCGAGCGATGGCGAGAATAATTATGCTCGTGCAACAAGTCCATCGCTTGTTTCTGAAGAATCCGATCCCGAAACTGCGGCTTTAACCAAAAGACAATTTGTTATTCGTGAATTGGTCGATACAGAAAGAGATTATGTCAATGATCTCAAACAAATTGTCGAAGGATATATGATGTTAATGCGAGATCCAGAGAGCGACATTCCACTTCCTGAGGATCTTCGAGCCGGAAAAGACAAAATGGTATTTGGTAACATAGAAGCGATCTACGAATGGCATAGAGA CTTTTTTTTGAAAGCTTTGGAAAATTGCATAAAATGTCCTGAAGAACTCGGTCCTCTCTTTAAAAGATATGAGAGGAAGTTACACATGTACGTCGTTTATTGTCAAAATAAACCCGTTTCTGAATACATCGTGtccgaatatatatacacttactttgag GAATTGAGACAGAAACTTGGACATCGTCTGCAGCTTTGCGATTTGTTGATAAAACCCGTGCAAAGGATTACAAAGTATCAACTGCTCCTTCGTGAGGCACTGCGTTTAACCGAACGTACTCAGAGATTATCGGAAATCGAAGGACTCAGAGCAGCGGTTTatgttatgcgagttataCCAAAAGCGGCTAATGACATGATGGACGTGGGAAGATTGCAAGGTTTTGAT GGTAAAATAACAGCACAGGGTAAACTTCTGCTACACGGGCCTTTGTTAGTGTCAGAAATATCGACCGTGCCAACGAGAGGAAAAGAGTggcacgtttttcttttcgagcAAAATATTATCTTCAGCGAAGCCGTTGGTAAGAAGACTCAATTCACCAACCCAGCCTACATATATAAAGCTCATATACAg GTAAACAAAATGAGTCTCGAGGATTCGTACGACGATCCGGACAAATTTGTGATTCGATCTACGGATCCTCGAAAGCCCGGTCTAGGATTTTATTGCAGcgtaatagaagaaaatggacCTCGCAGACAGGAATGGGTAGATACGATCACTGATATCCTACAAACACAACGTGACTTTCTCAAGGCGATACAGTCACCGATTGCCTACCAAAAGGAACTTACCAAAGATCCACT CCGAGTTCCATCAACGGAGCCTGTGGTTCGAGAGACCATATCAGTAGCCCCGACGTTTTCGACAGCATCCTCCGGAATGatgaacaaagaaaagagtatTCCTCAACAGAAGATAACTCGACCGATTCAAAGGACTCAATACGGTGGTTTAGATTGCGAATTACCACGAACGCCGAGTCCAACAAAGAGTAGGCTTAACTTCCTCGATGGATTCAGGAATACTCTGCGCGCACGATCCCCAGTTCGTACTAATTCGATACCG GTCGTTCCGGGTGCACGAGTAAGATTGGCAGCCGATTGGGGAAAACTACGTGCCGGTGACGAACTCGTCGTTTCTCGTTTGGATGGCCCTGGATTAGTGGTTTCACATcataatgagaaagaagaacttTGGATACCAGCTAGTCTTGTTCCAAATTTGTCTATAAGCAGAGCGTGGTCCTTCCGTCCGAGCAAAATAGATTCTAATAAGGATATTGTACAGCCACAAGAAAGATCtctagaaaaaaagggagCACCTACACTCTTAGCAAGTACAAGTCTGATAAAGGCAACCGCTGGCGAAGACGTTAGACTTTCAgtagaaattattaatgtcgaGGCAGCAACCGTTACGTGGAAGAAGGAAGATGAGAAGGATAATCGAATTATTAGAGAAGGCGATCGATATCGACTTGAACAGACCGCTGcttttttgtatttagaaATTGTAAGATGTCGTCATTCGGATTCGGGAATATACCGATGTTATGTTGAACATGACACCGGTTCTTGTTGGACAGAGATTTCCCTTTTCATCACAG gCGTAAGTGGTAGTACATGGGCGCGAGTTGTTGGTTCGACAAAAATCGAAATAGATTGGGAATATTCTAGTGTTGATTCATATAGTATAGAAGGTAGAACAGCACCTTCTCAAACTTGGGTTCTGATGGCAACGGACGTAAAACATCCACCAATGACATTGGAATTACCACCTGGTGCATCTTATAGTTTTCGTGTTGTTGGAAAAAATGGAAACATTACTTCATCTTCCGCGGAAGTAACATTGACTGGTTTCgaagataatttaaattgGGAAACCGAACAGTTTATTGGGAGATATTTAGAACTAGATGAATTAGGAAAAGGTAGATTTGCAACTGTAAGACGTGCTAGAGATAAAGGAACGGGTCAAGAAGTGGCATTAAAACAAACTCCACGACACAAGCAACCACGTTCTCTAACTCGAGCCGAGTATGATTTGTTAGCGTCTAGTCATCATGGTAACATCATTAGAGCCTTTGCCCTATTTGAAAATGCTCCACGTCCAGGAATTGACACGATTGTTTTAGAATT AGTTCGAGGTCCAACGCTCTTTGTTTACCTTAGTAAAAAATCGGATTATACGGAAGGAATGGCTATTAAGTATGCAAGTCAATTGTTGTCAGCTCTTCAATGGTTACATAGACGTAACACAGCGCATTTAGATTTAAAACCTGAAAACGTACTGGTAGATCAGGATAGCGGTATAGTTAAATTAATAGATCTTGGCGAAGCAGTAAGGGGTCCAGTTGACGAAGTCGTACCGCCTGCCGATTTGGAATTCGCAGCACCAGAATTGGTACTTGGTAAACCTACGGGAACTTGTACGGATATGTGGGCTGCAGGTGTTTTCATTTATGTGCTTTTAAG CGGTGTATCGCCATTTCTAGATGATTCTGTAGAAGAAACGACtgctaatatattaaaatgcgATTTCTGTTTTCCCAATGAATATTTTGAAGCCATATCTAACGATGCAAAAGATCTTCTCGGAAGATTATTATGCTTACATGGCGAAGAAAGAGCTACCGCTGAAGCTACTTTAACATCACCTTGGTTTAAG gcTCTGGCTAGCTCTGCAATATCATCGATTAGATTAGCCGAATTTACCGAGCGACGTGCGCATTGTTCCAAATCGCGACAAGATCAtaatgaaagattttattcgtaa